In a single window of the Nitrospirota bacterium genome:
- a CDS encoding sigma-70 family RNA polymerase sigma factor — MIDPEKSNTFISSVNYSISPRIEDENDAIWLASSAKKYAVKMYGKENGQDVFHEALILFRRNRHATPWNGLIKKYLNEAARNLRIYMTIDELAVDIAGEDDPEEMAELSEIFGAVAAAIAKLSPRCQEIIQLRYFSGITIEATAKRFDMKMGEVYACECAAIGVLRRLLLAHAPWPRQTIADLGPLFSREKEAA; from the coding sequence ATGATTGACCCTGAAAAAAGCAACACCTTCATCTCCTCGGTGAATTATAGCATTTCCCCAAGGATCGAAGATGAAAACGATGCAATCTGGTTGGCAAGTTCGGCCAAAAAGTATGCCGTTAAGATGTATGGAAAAGAGAACGGTCAAGACGTATTCCACGAAGCCCTGATTTTATTTCGACGAAATCGCCATGCCACCCCTTGGAATGGCCTCATCAAGAAGTATCTTAACGAGGCTGCGAGAAATCTTCGAATTTATATGACCATAGACGAGCTCGCTGTCGATATAGCGGGTGAAGATGATCCTGAGGAAATGGCGGAGCTCTCGGAGATTTTTGGGGCCGTAGCCGCGGCAATAGCGAAATTATCGCCGCGCTGCCAAGAGATCATCCAGCTCCGATATTTCTCGGGCATAACCATCGAAGCGACCGCGAAGCGCTTCGACATGAAAATGGGTGAAGTCTACGCTTGTGAGTGTGCAGCGATTGGCGTGCTCCGGCGACTTCTCCTCGCCCACGCCCCGTGGCCCCGGCAAACAATTGCCGATCTGGGGCCGCTCTTTTCGCGGGAAAAGGAGGCGGCATGA